The DNA sequence AGGCATCTCTGTCTGACCTGAGGTTTAATTTATTTGATACCGCAGGCCTTGAAGAAGGCGCAGAGGGTACTCTTGAAGACCGCATGCGACAGCAAACTCAAGCTGCGCTAGACGATAGTGATATTTGCATCATGTTGTATGACGCCCGTCAAGGCGTTACGCCAATGGATGAGCATTTTGCTGCATGGCTACGCCGTGCTGAAAAGCCAGTGGTTCTTGTCGCAAATAAATGTGAAAGCCATAAAGCTCAAGATGGAATTTATGAAGCTTATGGTCTTGGTCTCGGTGAGCCTATTGCTCTGTCTGCAGAGCATGGTCAAGGCTTAGCTGAGTTATATCGGGCACTTGTGGATACCCTCCAAGAAAATGGCATAGATCCCTATGCACATGAAAAAGAAGAAGAGGAAAAACGCCGCCGCAACAAAGAAGCTGAAGATGCTTTTGAAATTGAGGAAGGCGATATGGACTATGAGTTCCATGATGCAGAAATGGACTCTGAAGACGAAAAACCGCTTCGGCTAGCCATTGTCGGTCGCCCAAATGCAGGCAAGTCAACCTTAATCAATTATCTTACGCAACAAGATCGATTAATTACAGGACCTGAAGCCGGTCTGACAAGAGATAGTATCTCTGTGGAGTGGGAATGGGAAGGACTACCAGTTCGCTTATTCGATACTGCAGGTCTTCGTAAGAAAGCAAAAATTACAGATAAGCTAGAGCGTTTATCTGCCAATGATACACTGCGGGCCATTCAATTTGCTGAAGCTGTTGTTCTTCTTCTAGATGCAGAGCGAGGCATTGAAAAACAGGACTTAAAAATTGCCGAACATATCGTCAATGAAGGACGTGCTATGATTATTGCCCTCAATAAATGGGACGCAGTAGATGACCGCCTTGGCACCAAAAAACGGCTGCTTGACATATTAACACGTTCTTTCCCACAGCTTAAAGGGGTTAAGGTCGTGCAATTCTCTGCTCTCACAGGCAAAGGCGTACAATTTATGATGCCTGCCATTGAAGAAGCCTATGATTTGTGGAATTCACGAATTTCAACCGCACGATTTAATGAATGGCTAACAGATACTCTTGAAAAACATTCTATGCCATCTGTGAATGGCCGTCGTGCAAAAGTTAGGTTTGGGGCACAGATTAAAACGAGACCTCCAACATTCTTAATGTTCTCAAATCGACCTGATGATATTCCAGAAAGCTATAAACGCTATATGGAAAATGAATTGGTGCGAGACTTTGGATTGCCAGGGACACCCATAAGATTTGTCTTTAAGAAAAAAGATAATCCTTATGAAGGTCGGCGACGTGAGAAAAAAGAAAGTAAACGAGGTAAGCGTTGGAAAACAGGTAAATAGAGAAAGGGGCTTTTGCCCCTTTTTTAATTCCTTAAATCTCGAATAGACTGATGGTTCGCTCTTGAAAGCTTTACATGATCGGACTAAATATCAGGCAGATTTAGA is a window from the Temperatibacter marinus genome containing:
- the der gene encoding ribosome biogenesis GTPase Der — protein: MNFTLAILGRPNVGKSTLFNRLVGKRLAIVDDTPGVTRDRRAGEASLSDLRFNLFDTAGLEEGAEGTLEDRMRQQTQAALDDSDICIMLYDARQGVTPMDEHFAAWLRRAEKPVVLVANKCESHKAQDGIYEAYGLGLGEPIALSAEHGQGLAELYRALVDTLQENGIDPYAHEKEEEEKRRRNKEAEDAFEIEEGDMDYEFHDAEMDSEDEKPLRLAIVGRPNAGKSTLINYLTQQDRLITGPEAGLTRDSISVEWEWEGLPVRLFDTAGLRKKAKITDKLERLSANDTLRAIQFAEAVVLLLDAERGIEKQDLKIAEHIVNEGRAMIIALNKWDAVDDRLGTKKRLLDILTRSFPQLKGVKVVQFSALTGKGVQFMMPAIEEAYDLWNSRISTARFNEWLTDTLEKHSMPSVNGRRAKVRFGAQIKTRPPTFLMFSNRPDDIPESYKRYMENELVRDFGLPGTPIRFVFKKKDNPYEGRRREKKESKRGKRWKTGK